A stretch of DNA from Phenylobacterium koreense:
GCGCGGGCCAGCAGGTCTTCCAGCTCGACCTTCTCCACGCCGATCTCGACGGCGCGTTCCGGCGACAGGAAGGGGTCGTAGGCGATGACCTTCATCTTCAGGCCATTGGCGCGGTCGGCGACGATGCCGCCGATGTTGCCGGCGCCAATCAGGCCCAGGGTCTTGGCGTAGAGCTCCACGCCCATGAAGCGGTTCTTTTCCCACTTGCCGCCCTGAGTCGAGAGGTCGGCGGCCGGCAGTTGGCGGGCCAGGGCGAACATCATGGCGATGGCGTGTTCGGCGGTGGTGATCGAGTTGCCGAACGGGGTGTTCATCACCACGATCCCTTTGGAGGTCGCGGCGGGAATGTCGACATTGTCGACGCCGATGCCGGCGCGGCCGATGACCTTCAGGTTCTTGGCGGCGGCGATGACATCCTTGTCGGCCTTGGTGGCCGAGCGGACGGCCAGGCCGTCGTAGTCGCCGATGATCTTCAGCAGCTCTTCCTTGGAAAGGCCGGTCTTCACGTCGGCGTCGACGCCGCGTTGCTTGAAGATTTCGATGGCGGCGGGGCTCAGTTTGTCGGCGATGAGTACGCGGGGCATGTGCGGTGTCCTTGCGGATTGGGGTGTGCGCCCTCGCCCCGCACCGGAGTCCGGGCGCGGGTCGGCGAGGGCGCTAAGGCTTGATCAGGCGGCTTGGAGCTGTTCGAGCGTGGTCGCGAAGGCCCAGTCGAGCCAGGGCGTCAGGGCTTCGAGGTCGGAGGCCTCGACCGTGGCGCCGCACCAGATGCGCAGGCCGGCCGGGGCGTCCCGGTAACCGCCGATGTCCAGGGCCGCGCCTTCCTTCTCGAGGACGCCGGCCAGCTTCTTGGCGAAGTCGGCCTGGACGTCGGCGGCGAGGCCGGTGACCCGCGGGTCGACCACCTTCAGGCAGACCGAGGTGTTGGACCGGGTGGCCGGATCGACCGCCAGGAAGTCCACCCAGCCGGTCTTGGCGACCCACTCGGCCACCACCGCCAAGTTGGCGTCGGCGCGGCGCTGCATCTCGGCCAGACCGCCGATCTGAGCGCCCCACTTCAGGGCGTCGATGGCGTCTTCCACGCAGAGCATCGAAGGGGTGTTGATGGTCGCGCCTTCGAAGATGTCCTTGGCCAGCTTGCCGGCCTTGGTCATGCGGAACAGCTTCGGCATCGGCCAGGCCGGGACGTAGCTTTCCAGCCGCTCCACCGCGCGGGGCGACAGGATCAGGATGCCGTGGGCCCCTTCGCCACCGAGCGCCTTCTGCCAGGAGAAGGTCACCACATCGAGCTTGGCCCAATCGAGGTCCTGGGCGAAGGCGGCGCTGGTGGCGTCGCAGATGACGATGCCTTCACGGTCGGCGGCGATGAAATCGGCGTTCGGGACACGCACGCCCGAGGTGGTGCCGTTCCAGGTGAAGACCAGGTCGGCGTCCTTGCGCACCTTGGTCAGGTCCGGCAACTCGCCGTAGGGGGCGTCCAGCACCTCGGCGGGAAGCTTCAGTTGCTTGACGACGTCCGTGACCCAGTCCTTGCCGAAGCTCTCGAAGGCCAGCAGTTGGACCGGGCGCGGGCCGAGCATCGACCACAGGGCCATTTCCACGGCGCCGGTGTCCGATCCGGGCACGATGCCAATCAGGAAATCTTCCGGAACCTCCAGCACCTGGCGGGTGCGGTCGATCGCTTCCTGCAGGCGCGCCTTGCCCAGCTTGGAGCGGTGCGAGCGACCGAGGACGGCGTTCTGGAGATTTTCGGGGGTCCAGCCGGGGCGCTTGGCGCACGGGCCGGAAGAAAACTCGGGGCGAGCCGGGCGCATGGCCGGCTTGGCGAGGGTCGTCATAGCGATGTCTCCCATCCTTACAGATGAGCTGCGCCCCGTTGGGGAGGCGTGGCCCGCGGGCGACTAATGACGCTTTCGCTTTCGAAGCAAGCGAAAGTTTTGGCGCCGCACAAAGAAGGTGTGGGCCGATGGGCCGACGGACCTAGTTCTGGCGCGCCTGGGTGGGCGATTTCGCCGCAGGCTTCTGCGCCCGGCTCCGCTGCCACCAGGCCACGCAGGTTCCCACGGCCAGACAGATGCTGATGCCGAGGAAGTTCACGTTGTTGATCTTGATGTGCAGGATGTCGATCGGCCGCGAGGTCACCAGATAGAAGGCGTGCAGGCTGAACTGCGCGGCATAGAGCAGCATGACCCCGCCGAGCCAGAAGCTGGCGTAGCGAACGGCGATGACCAGAAGGCAGAGCGCGGTGAGGCCATCGAGGGTGAGCCGCGCAAGGGACTGGGCCGACTGCGGCAGAACCAGTCCGCCAAGGATCGACAGCAATACGTTCGCGCCGACGACGGCGCCGCCAAGCCTCTCGGCCGGTCCGCCCTTCCAGAGAGCGAGCAGCGAGATCCCCAAGGTGAGGGTGATCAGGCCAAGAACGATCGGTGCTGTCGGCATGATACTACGCCCCTAACTCTCATTAGGAGCGTAGCACCAGTTAAACTATTGCAACCAGTCTCGGGCTCAGCCGACCTGACGCATGGTCGTAGCTTCGACCTTCCGGGCGTTGGCCGGCTTGTCCATGTAGCCAAGCTTGGTGCGGATGCCGAGGCGGAGCTGGGCTTCGGCGAGCTCGTTGTGGGCGCCGACCATGGCGGTCCGGGCTTCGCCCAGCGCCTGAATGGCCTCAACCATCTTCACCTGCACGTCGTCGGCGAAGACCAGCGAGGCGTTCACTTCGCTGCGAGCCTTCAGCAGGTCCGCGAGCAGTTCGGTGGCTTCGACCAGAGCTTGGTCCACCGCCGCTTCAGTCGAAAACAACTTGGTCGCGACGCGCTGCGCGACAAACACCTTTTCCATGGGGGAGCCCCTCCGAAGGATTTAACCCTAACTCAATCAAGGTAAACCAGAGGTTAAATTTCACCTATAGGCTTTACGCTTTGTTAACCACGATTCTGTCGCGCGGGGGTTGAAACTGTGTCATTCCGACAACGCTTCACCCGTCAGGCGAATTTTGTGGAAGCGAACCGTTAGGAGAATTGGCGTAGACCGGTCGGGCGGAAGCGGTTTCGAGCCCGATGACTGAGCAAACGCCCACGGCGGGCTCCAGGCCCCAGATCACGTTCCACGCCAGGGTGGCTGGGGTGGCGCTGATCACGACCATTGTCGTGCTCGTCGCCGCATGCCTGACCTTCATGCTGCAGCAGTGGGCGGTCGCCCGCGAACAAAGCCACCAGGCGCACAGATCGCTCGCCGCCGTCACGGCAGGCGCAGCCTCGGCCGCGGTCATCGATGGTGACCTCGTCCGCGCAAGGACTTCCATCGCCACGTTGGCGGCCGACGCCAGCGTGACGTCCGCAGTGCTGACCGATGCGAACGGCCGGCGCATCGCCGTCTATGAGCGCGGGACCGGGCCTGCGACGGGTGACCTGGAGACCATCAGGACGCCGGCCTTGGTCGATGGGAAGCGGACCGGCGAGCTCGTCATGAGCTTCGAGGCCCCAGCCCTCACGGCGCTGCTTCCGCAGTTCGTCGCCCTGACCGGAGCGCTGTTCTTCGGCGGGGTGGGCCTGGCGCTCTTCCTGGCCCGCGGACTCGCCGCCAAGGTGATCGCCCCGGTGCTTCGGTTGTCGGAAGCCATGCACGAGGTCGCCGCCAGCGGGCGCTTCACTCCCGTCGAGGTTGACGCCGACGACGCGCTGTTCCGCAGCCTCACCGACAGCTTCAACCACTTATTGGCGAAACTGGACGAACGCGAGCAGGCGCTGCAGACCTCGCTGCGCGAACTCGTCGAGGCGCGCGACGCGGCTAACGCCGCCAACGTGCTGAAATCCCAGTTCCTCGCCAACATGAGCCATGAAATCCGAACGCCGCTCAACGGCGTCCTGGCCATGGCCGAGGTCATGTCGATGGGCAAGCTGGACGCCGTCCAGCGCGAACGCCTGGAGGTGATCCGTCAGTCGGGCGGGCTGCTGCTCGCCGTCCTCAACGACGTGCTCGACCTCTCCAAGATCGAAGCCGGCAAGCTAGCCCTGCTGGTGGACGATTTCGACCTCGACGCCGAACTGGCGCCGATAAGAGAGTCGTTCGCGGTCATCGCCGCTGGCAAGGGCCTGGTTTTCCGGGCCGACGTGGCCGAGCCCGCCCGGGGCGCATGGCGCGGCGACGCCGACCGCATCCGCCAGATCGTCGGCAACCTTCTGTCCAACGCCATCAAGTTCACTCTGCAGGGCGAGGTCTCCGCCCTGTTCGACATTGCGCCGGAGACCGGCGCCCTGCGGCTGACCGTGCGCGACACCGGCGTCGGCATCGCGACCGAAAAGCAGTCGGGCCTGTTCGAGAAGTTCACCCAGGCCGACAACTCGGCGACCCGCCGCTTCGGCGGCACGGGCCTCGGCCTGGCGATCTGCCGGGAACTAACCCAGATGATGGGCGGCGTGATCAGCGTCGAGAGCCACGAGGGCGTTGGCTCGGTGTTCATGGTCGAGCTCCCCCTGGCCCGCGGCGAGCTGGTCGATCGCGAGACGGACGAAACCCCCACGCCGAGCCAGGCCGACGAGTCCGCCCTGCGCCTGCTGGCCGCCGAGGACAACCCGACCAATCAGCAGGTGCTGGCCGCGGTCATGGGATCGCTGGGCATCGACATCGACATCGTCGCCAACGGCCGGGCCGCCTTCGAGGCCTGGCGCGACGGCGCCTACGACCTGATCCTCATGGACATCCAGATGCCGGTCATGGACGGCATCGACGCGGCCCGCGCCATCCGCGAGGCGGAGGCCAGAGAGGGCCGCCCCCGCACCCCGATCATCGCCCTGACGGCCAACGCCCTGGCGCACCAGATCGACGAGTATCTCGCCGTCGGCATGGACGGACACGTCGCCAAGCCGATCGAGATCTCGAAACTCTACGAAGCGATCAGCCGCGCCCTGACCGAGGCCGCCACCGGCGTCGGTTCGGCGACCGCGGCCGCCTGAGGCGCCCTAGCCTTCGATGACGAGTTCGGGCCAGCGGCGCTGGGCCGCCTGCGCCGTTCTCAGGAAGCCGCCCG
This window harbors:
- a CDS encoding phosphoserine transaminase; protein product: MTTLAKPAMRPARPEFSSGPCAKRPGWTPENLQNAVLGRSHRSKLGKARLQEAIDRTRQVLEVPEDFLIGIVPGSDTGAVEMALWSMLGPRPVQLLAFESFGKDWVTDVVKQLKLPAEVLDAPYGELPDLTKVRKDADLVFTWNGTTSGVRVPNADFIAADREGIVICDATSAAFAQDLDWAKLDVVTFSWQKALGGEGAHGILILSPRAVERLESYVPAWPMPKLFRMTKAGKLAKDIFEGATINTPSMLCVEDAIDALKWGAQIGGLAEMQRRADANLAVVAEWVAKTGWVDFLAVDPATRSNTSVCLKVVDPRVTGLAADVQADFAKKLAGVLEKEGAALDIGGYRDAPAGLRIWCGATVEASDLEALTPWLDWAFATTLEQLQAA
- a CDS encoding ATP-binding protein, whose translation is MTEQTPTAGSRPQITFHARVAGVALITTIVVLVAACLTFMLQQWAVAREQSHQAHRSLAAVTAGAASAAVIDGDLVRARTSIATLAADASVTSAVLTDANGRRIAVYERGTGPATGDLETIRTPALVDGKRTGELVMSFEAPALTALLPQFVALTGALFFGGVGLALFLARGLAAKVIAPVLRLSEAMHEVAASGRFTPVEVDADDALFRSLTDSFNHLLAKLDEREQALQTSLRELVEARDAANAANVLKSQFLANMSHEIRTPLNGVLAMAEVMSMGKLDAVQRERLEVIRQSGGLLLAVLNDVLDLSKIEAGKLALLVDDFDLDAELAPIRESFAVIAAGKGLVFRADVAEPARGAWRGDADRIRQIVGNLLSNAIKFTLQGEVSALFDIAPETGALRLTVRDTGVGIATEKQSGLFEKFTQADNSATRRFGGTGLGLAICRELTQMMGGVISVESHEGVGSVFMVELPLARGELVDRETDETPTPSQADESALRLLAAEDNPTNQQVLAAVMGSLGIDIDIVANGRAAFEAWRDGAYDLILMDIQMPVMDGIDAARAIREAEAREGRPRTPIIALTANALAHQIDEYLAVGMDGHVAKPIEISKLYEAISRALTEAATGVGSATAAA